A region of Deinococcus rubellus DNA encodes the following proteins:
- a CDS encoding tyrosine-type recombinase/integrase yields MKRSNGEGSICRRSNGKGWVGSLTLGHDENGKQLRRFVSGDTQQEVRAKLDAIKQERERGTAAPSNARLTVAEAVDRWLTYKARDLRLTTMTDYRTHCQKFIVPKLGSVRLDKLTAMHVEDLLVSMLDSGQSAARATRCLKIVKMALSQAVDWELVGRNVAERIKPPKVQRQEMKVWNPAEVQRFLTAAEGHRYHALFYLALVSGMRRGEMLGLRWSDVDTARAQLTVARSVVYVAGGLHVSEPKTAAGKRVITLSPDVLEVLTAHRLTYGVNELVFSSSKGNFLNPSNVARKFEVLCQRASVPHIRFHDLRHTSASLLIRSNVSAKVVSDRLGHADSGFTLRTYVHVFDDQRRAAALSLGEMLREAGD; encoded by the coding sequence GTGAAACGATCAAACGGCGAAGGGTCCATCTGTCGGCGCAGCAATGGCAAGGGTTGGGTCGGGTCATTGACCCTAGGACATGACGAAAATGGCAAGCAGCTTCGGCGCTTTGTCAGCGGTGACACCCAGCAGGAAGTGCGAGCGAAGCTGGACGCTATCAAGCAGGAGCGCGAACGGGGCACGGCTGCGCCTAGCAATGCGCGGCTTACCGTGGCTGAGGCTGTCGATCGGTGGCTCACTTACAAGGCGCGTGACCTGCGGCTCACCACCATGACGGACTACCGCACCCACTGCCAGAAGTTCATTGTTCCCAAGCTAGGTTCTGTTCGGCTCGACAAGCTCACCGCCATGCACGTTGAAGATCTGCTGGTGAGCATGCTTGATTCCGGCCAATCCGCAGCCAGAGCCACACGCTGCTTGAAAATCGTCAAGATGGCGCTCTCTCAGGCTGTGGACTGGGAATTGGTTGGGCGCAACGTGGCAGAGCGCATCAAGCCACCAAAGGTGCAGCGCCAGGAGATGAAGGTGTGGAACCCAGCTGAGGTCCAACGCTTCCTGACAGCAGCAGAGGGACACCGCTACCATGCGCTGTTCTACTTGGCACTGGTCTCTGGTATGCGTAGGGGCGAGATGTTGGGCCTCCGGTGGTCAGACGTGGACACGGCCCGCGCTCAGCTCACGGTGGCCCGTAGCGTTGTTTACGTGGCTGGAGGGCTGCATGTCTCCGAGCCTAAGACCGCAGCAGGGAAGCGGGTCATCACGCTCAGTCCAGACGTGTTGGAAGTCCTCACAGCTCACCGGCTCACCTATGGAGTCAACGAGTTGGTTTTCAGCTCCAGCAAGGGCAACTTCTTGAACCCGTCGAATGTGGCGCGTAAGTTTGAGGTGCTGTGCCAACGGGCCAGTGTGCCCCACATCCGTTTCCATGACTTGAGACACACGTCGGCTAGCTTGCTGATCCGCTCCAATGTCTCGGCTAAGGTGGTCAGCGACCGCCTAGGCCATGCCGACAGCGGGTTCACCCTGCGGACATACGTGCATGTGTTTGACGATCAAAGGCGTGCAGCTGCGCTCTCGCTGGGGGAGATGCTCAGGGAGGCGGGGGATTGA
- a CDS encoding DNA-methyltransferase, translating into MSHQQGKMQQRMTYEIHNANCFEWLANQAPNSFQAVITDPPYGVIEFTSGEIEKMRSGVGGIWRIPMEIGGSKRRPQPRFTVLSLEQRQAVETYFADWASLLAPVLVPGAHVLVATNVLLSSRVQNGIERAGFEYRGQIIRMYRGMRGGDRPKLAENEFPDVAVSLRGGHEPWLLFRKPIELGMRVSDNLRIWGTGGLRRVQTDVPFVDVIQSERTPKAERLICDHPTMKPQSLMRPLTRLLLPLGEGRILDPFMGSGSTIAAAHAQGLSACGVELDPQFFSLAKSAIPHLAQIEPRFSERNSEVPLFAEKVR; encoded by the coding sequence ATGTCACACCAACAGGGTAAGATGCAACAGAGAATGACCTACGAAATACACAATGCAAACTGCTTTGAGTGGTTGGCTAATCAAGCACCGAATAGCTTTCAAGCCGTTATCACTGATCCGCCCTATGGGGTGATTGAATTTACCTCTGGAGAGATTGAGAAGATGCGTTCTGGGGTTGGCGGCATCTGGCGTATTCCAATGGAGATTGGCGGGAGTAAGCGCCGTCCTCAGCCGCGTTTCACTGTTTTATCTCTAGAACAGCGGCAAGCAGTTGAAACTTACTTCGCAGATTGGGCTAGTTTACTTGCACCAGTATTGGTTCCAGGAGCGCACGTACTTGTCGCAACCAATGTTCTTCTTTCTTCCCGTGTGCAGAATGGAATAGAACGTGCTGGTTTTGAATATCGAGGGCAAATTATTCGGATGTATAGGGGAATGCGTGGTGGAGACCGTCCCAAGCTAGCTGAAAACGAATTTCCAGACGTAGCTGTATCGCTTAGAGGCGGCCACGAGCCTTGGCTATTGTTCAGAAAGCCTATAGAGCTAGGTATGCGCGTCTCCGACAACCTTCGCATTTGGGGTACGGGAGGTCTTCGACGTGTTCAAACGGATGTGCCTTTCGTAGATGTCATTCAATCAGAGCGTACCCCTAAAGCCGAAAGATTGATTTGCGATCATCCTACTATGAAGCCCCAGTCTCTAATGCGCCCCTTGACACGCCTTCTGTTACCTTTAGGCGAAGGCAGAATCCTTGACCCTTTTATGGGATCAGGTTCAACAATTGCGGCTGCTCACGCTCAAGGTTTAAGTGCTTGCGGTGTAGAACTTGACCCTCAATTCTTCAGCTTGGCTAAATCTGCTATACCTCATCTTGCGCAAATAGAGCCACGCTTCAGCGAAAGAAACTCTGAGGTGCCGCTTTTTGCTGAAAAAGTTCGCTAA
- a CDS encoding helix-turn-helix domain-containing protein, producing the protein MPPRKPQPIDPQVQEIRVRLGQRIRGLRLAKGMNQDEFAAVAGIHRTHPGKLENAQIDPQLSTLIKVAKALGSEIAELFD; encoded by the coding sequence ATGCCTCCCCGCAAGCCTCAGCCGATTGATCCGCAGGTGCAGGAAATCCGTGTTCGCTTAGGCCAGCGCATTCGTGGGCTGAGGCTAGCGAAGGGCATGAATCAAGACGAGTTCGCTGCCGTTGCGGGCATTCACCGAACCCATCCCGGCAAGCTGGAAAACGCACAAATTGATCCCCAGCTCAGCACCCTGATTAAGGTAGCTAAGGCGTTGGGGAGTGAAATTGCTGAACTGTTTGATTGA
- a CDS encoding PEGA domain-containing protein has product MQTVSLVLALVGLVVGVLGLIGVILGKVPLLKLKGRGLAAGVLVGGLALAILGGNLAPRRTVTVTASPASATILIDGKTYTGTTGELPLLRDSYEVEIKAPRHHALKQTLDVSKQQKFNIALAPFSSEELAAIQRQADLKAEQARQAQLAKPQAKAAALKAEQARVVEEQRAKAAAAKQAVIDAAAAKKQAVINAVAAQAKAEREASLIGVGVFWIRCKEAVRAQLKSPDSAKFPSVMTQPDQTKEFGDGSKIWASSIQAQNAFGTEVNNEFTCTYNPTTRETVAKFR; this is encoded by the coding sequence ATGCAGACAGTAAGTTTGGTGTTGGCTTTGGTTGGATTGGTCGTTGGCGTGCTTGGACTCATCGGCGTGATTCTCGGAAAGGTGCCACTGCTCAAGTTGAAGGGACGTGGCCTTGCCGCTGGGGTGCTCGTTGGTGGCCTTGCTCTTGCGATTTTGGGCGGAAATTTGGCTCCAAGGCGGACTGTTACTGTGACAGCTTCCCCAGCCAGTGCCACCATTTTGATTGACGGCAAAACATACACAGGCACAACGGGAGAGCTACCTTTGCTCAGAGACAGTTACGAAGTTGAGATCAAAGCACCGCGTCACCATGCCCTCAAGCAGACGTTGGACGTGTCGAAGCAGCAGAAATTCAATATCGCCTTGGCTCCGTTTTCTTCTGAGGAGCTGGCGGCCATCCAGCGACAAGCCGACTTGAAAGCGGAACAGGCAAGGCAAGCCCAGCTTGCTAAGCCGCAGGCCAAAGCAGCTGCACTCAAGGCTGAGCAGGCGAGGGTGGTTGAGGAGCAACGGGCGAAGGCAGCCGCTGCAAAGCAAGCCGTGATAGATGCAGCCGCAGCCAAGAAGCAAGCTGTCATTAACGCAGTCGCTGCTCAAGCCAAGGCAGAGCGGGAAGCCTCGTTGATTGGTGTCGGCGTGTTCTGGATTCGCTGCAAGGAAGCGGTGAGAGCGCAGCTCAAGTCACCCGACAGTGCCAAGTTTCCAAGCGTAATGACGCAGCCAGATCAGACAAAGGAATTCGGGGACGGCAGCAAGATTTGGGCATCTTCAATCCAGGCACAGAACGCCTTTGGCACTGAGGTCAACAATGAGTTCACATGCACGTACAACCCGACCACTCGTGAAACCGTAGCCAAATTCAGATAG
- a CDS encoding DUF4145 domain-containing protein yields the protein MCRRAVQMACIDRGAPTNTNIVGQINYLRDDHIITNEVHEWATVVRWVGNDGAHPGGSEPDQEDASAMIDLAEQFLHVLYVAPAKAAAHRAKIGK from the coding sequence ATGTGCAGGAGAGCTGTTCAAATGGCGTGTATTGATAGAGGCGCTCCTACAAATACGAATATCGTCGGGCAGATCAATTACTTACGTGACGATCACATCATTACTAATGAAGTACACGAATGGGCGACAGTTGTGCGCTGGGTTGGTAACGATGGAGCGCATCCGGGAGGGAGTGAGCCAGATCAAGAGGACGCCAGCGCAATGATTGATTTGGCTGAGCAGTTCCTGCACGTTCTGTATGTCGCCCCAGCCAAAGCCGCAGCGCATAGAGCAAAGATTGGGAAGTGA